The following nucleotide sequence is from Salvia splendens isolate huo1 chromosome 2, SspV2, whole genome shotgun sequence.
gcAATACTGTAAGTCAATGAGTCGAGTACCATGCCAAGTTCATTAAGTTCATTGAAGAGTGCCAATGCCTTCTTTTCCTCACCACTCTTGTAAAGGGCCTCCATAAGTATATTGTAAACTGGAAAAGTAATATACTTTTGCATTTTCAAGTACTCAAACACTTCCAGAGCCACCACGACACCATCCACCCTCTCTACCAGGCCAGAAAAGAATTTGACAAGATATTCAGTGGAAAAAAGCCCCAGTTTCTGCATTTGCTCAAGAAACTCGTAAAATACTTTTAATCTTTTTGACTCTGCATAAGACACTAAGATGGGATTAACAGTATCAAAATCTGGTTGAAGATCTTCTCGAACTGTCATATGGAAAAGCTTATAAGCTCTGTCAACCTTCTTTGCTGTACACAACCCTTTTATAAGGGAGTTATATATTGCCAAATCTGCCCTGTACCCCGATTCCAGTAAATCTTTGAGCAATCCACAAGCTAAACCCACCCTCTCATCTACAACATATGCTTCAATCAGAGTTCCATAAACTGCCCTGTCTATCAAATAATTTCTCTCTTTCATCTCCTTAAACAATTTGTAACCCTTATCAACATGGTTACCTTTACAAAGCGCCATGACCAAAGTAGTATAAGCCATGACATCAGGATCAACACGATCCTTTAGCATCTCTTCCCACACCATTAAACAACCATCCAAATTATCTTCTGAGATCAACACCTTTATCATAGCCGTGTACGCAAAAACATCTGGCTTGGACAGATTCTTCCTCATCTTATCCAGAAGGCTAAACACTTCATCCATCTGCCCAGCTTTACATAAGCCCTTACACAAAATCATATAAGTCATATTTTCTTCCACCAAACCATCCGCCTTGAAGTCATTATAAACTGACATGGCTAAATCTACATGGTTAGTCTTAACTAATGCATCCATAATTCTGTTATACAAAAATACTCGTGGTTTTACCCCAAACTTCTTCATTTTCTCATAGACATAGTGTACCCGCAGACCTCTTTTAGCATCAGCGTGCATCCTAATCAAGATTTCAAATTGTTTCTCAGTAGGTGGCTTCCCTTGCATATGCATCAATTCAGGCACCTGATCAGCGGCCCGAAAGTGATTTGCCCGATTCAGAAAGTAAGCAAAAGCATTGTAACAGGCAAAATCATGCCGATAGCCTTTCTGCTTGCCTGATCCATCAAAGAATCAGCAAATGCATATCAGAACAATATAAAATGTAGGAAAAGAAAACATGACGTACTTTCAATTGCGGAAAACCCCCCTTCAAGAAAGGCAAAATGCATTCAAATATCCAATAaagtaaatttaaatttttgcaAACTACTGTCCAGTTATTACATTAAATTCTAAAAAGAAACACTACCATGGGCCAAAAACCACAATTTTGCAAgatgaaacaaaataaaagaagtTGATATGTTCAGTCTCCTTAACACAGCAATTAGACAATTATCAATCAATATCTCCTCCCTCTACAGTCATGCACAACGAATCATGACATAACTGGTCATTTCATACTCATTTTCACTTATATTATTCAGTGAGTAAACATccaaactaataaaaaaacaagagaaaaaaaattacctaCCTCCtccaaacaaaacaaataagTAAAGAATAAACTTTGATTCATTTACGGATAATAAAATCTGAGAACAGGACGAGAATAAAGCACAAAAAGTTAGTCTGGGAACACAGACATGCACCAACGCATGGGAGAGAATAATTTTTGTACTTAGTTTACATCTACGTAGATGTCAATGATATGCTTCAGAAATTGTCACTGAGGTTAGAAACAAAACAGCAGCAAACAGGAATTTCAAGTGAACATAAATTCTCTTCATGAACTACTTTGACTATAATGAGTCATAATAGTGGAATATCAAACAGTCATCCATTTATAGTGTGATAATAATCCGTAAATATCTCACATACTGCATTTTACACATCATGTCTTGGCAATAATTTGTTAAATGGTATAGTCAGATGCAAAACACATCTAAGCCTAGTGACAAAACTATATGCATTCAACAATAAACACATTCAGCCAAGTGGGAGAGACAAAGACTCATCACTTGAgaaatttcaattttgtgtATCACCTTATATTAATTTCACACAATCATTACATTCAATACTAAATCGAATTAAAATGCCACAAAACATTTTCCTTATTGCCATAAAAAGGGTAACTAATTTAACTGAAAAGGTTATATACCAGCCCAGTTAAAGAACTTGGATGAGAGCCTCGGATCAACGTCAGGAAACTTGAGAACCTCGGAGACCAGCTTCGGTGTCACACGCCGCAGACGATTAAGGTCGGCCACGAGCTCCGGGGTCCAGTACTTATGGTTTCTGAAGGCATCTACAATGTATCTAGCGATAGGGGACAAGTTCTTGGCTAAAATGAAGAATCTCTCAGAAGGGTCTTTCACATGGAGGGGTATTTGGTTTGCCTTATGGTCCGGGTCCCATTTCTGGAGGTCGAACGGCTCCTCGGTGGGGCGGCCGAGTTTCTTCGGGTTCAGAGTTTGGCGGTTGGAGAATAAACCGCCGCGGACGGTGGGGCGGTTCTGGGAGGGTTTGCGGTGGCCGTAGAAAAAGTAGGGTTTAGAtaccggcggcggcggagcaggtGGCTTCATCCAAAGGTATAGCTTCTTCTAAGGGTAATCTATACATTAGCAAAATTATTGCAACCAATATATAGCTATCTACCTatgtaattataaaaaataattcttgTACACAGCTACATACACCCAAATTAACAATTGAATAATGCTAATGTATCACCTTATCAAACTTGTTTTTGGAGAACGATTGCGTAGAATCCGCGGTTTGCCCCTctgtaaaaattaataatttcctCCAGTTTCGGATTCAAAATGTAATCAGAAGAGCTGAAATTTCCCAACAATCGTCCTCCGTCTCAACAGACAGCAATAACGTATCCGTGAACCTTATTTCAATGCGAATTAAGATGTGTGGGTGTTGTTCGAGCTGGAATTCTGGTGTCAAAGTTAGAGGAGATTCTTGGAAGGGAAGCTCTAAATAGTGAAAGGAAATGGGTGGATTTTTGAAGTGCGCTCACTGCTCAGCTTTGGAGAAGCAGCGGTGTCTCGCTGAACAatgaaaattagggttttttatttattttttgagtgAATTGCACCAAAAAGCCCTAATTTTTCGCTGTGTAACAACAGATGCctctaacttttaaaaatcccaccagagggatctaacaaaatatgtaatcacAAATCGTATTTTTTCGGACCATAACACCCTCAGGGCTTAGAAAGGCAAAACCGCCCTTTTGTATGGCCGCCACTGCTGCATGCACTGTTGATGGGACCTGTGAAAGTAATTGATGTGACAGCAAATCATGGTTCTTGTCCCCCTATTCTTAGGCAGAACCTTTTACTTGCTAATACTAAAAGATTGTTagttaatttctttttcttatgtaTAGACTagcaaaatattactcctatgtATCAGTTAAATAGGTTAATTGAGTTTGTATAAAGATTATTAGGAAATAGTTTTTTTACAATAAAGTTCATAATAAGCTTATAGGAGTATTTATCTTGATTTTTCAAAATACTAAAAAGTtttttaaattagaaacttTCTTGCATTGTTTTATGCAATGTAATCAAATAAACATGACAATGAAGCAGAGTGAGGCAGGTATAAGGTCAAGTGGCATAATTGGAAGTGGAAAATGGGAGACATTCACATTCCACAATACaactaataaatatttttatccaCTCTATTTAAAACGGATAGGAACGCCACTCAATTTAAAGTTAATTTACTTTTCCTAATTCGTTTAAGGTTACATTTTCATTAAAATCTAATGTAACCATATATTCACAAATCACATTGTCACGCATTAATTTCAATAATGACGTAGAACTCCCCAAAatgagtactactactatttatttatatacGCGAACTTtacaatattatattatatatttctaCTATATTTAACTTATTATCTTCAAAATTATCGTGAGAATGAAGAAGATCATACTTAATATTACTAAATAAAATAGACATCCCCTGCACATGCAGACTATGTGCAGGCATAAGGAGCAGGTGTAGTACGTAAAAGGTCTAAACGGCCCTTCagcccatttgggcattttcgtccaaaaaatggcaaaatatacacgttttgtgattacatattttgttagatccaTCTGGTgagatttttaaaagttaggggccTCTGCTGTTACACAGCGAAAAGTTGGGGTCttttggtgcagttcactcttattttttttcacttcttttctttattttcattaaTGTAAGAGTGTCCACCATGATGGACCCATGCCATAGCCTCAAAAACTCTTCCACAACCACAAAAACACTTTCACAGCTACAAAAATTTATCTAGCACAATGGATAGTCATGTCACCGCCATAAATCACATTGTTTTATCAattattggtatattttaattgtactaaaacaaaattaattggaaaaaaataaatagaatggaataaattgaaaaaaatgaattgtgaatagatattttatataaataaatttagaaaaaataacaaaattacagCGCCGACGCCGCCGTGGTCTGCAGTGGACCGTCGCGGCGATCGCGCGATCTCCGCCGGATGCGCCCCTTCCACGCCGCAAATGCGGTTGAGCCGCTTCCGCCATCCCCCCCACCGCGGCAATACGCgtctgatacgctcggattttgcactgttttaatgccattatttggtccgttttggtgtcaaagttgcattacacgtccatattttgtactccctccgttccacagtaatagaagcatttcattttgagcactcattttggaaaaatgataataaatggttaaagtagagaaatagtaaagtaagatagagaataggGTAGATAATACTCTTCTCTACactattctctatcttactttgaGTGatacattctgtgatgatttaatataacttgctacataatcgtgagaggaggttggcgagttagatcggcttagtagacactacaattagcttcccttaaaacaacattgttaattgagagtgaggacttttcaagggtcttaggagctttaaggagttacggatctaggattgacacccctagtgttagtaatctacatttgtaccgcatgggcaaaacttaggAGACTCGTTCTActgaagtaagaactgtgctaggatgttgtagttgaaatttgtataaccataattgtgaaagcacatccctggaattccatTATCTCATATATTTATCTCCGTGTTTTATTTacaattagttgtttactttgtttttattttcaaaattccaaaatctttcggttttccaaatagtaaaagaagcttagtagaaggtagacattttgtgattgttttccctgtgttcgatatccggtactgacctttagctatattatttataccatgtatacttgcagatatttttagtgctaataaaaagtgcatcagcgTCTAGTAGTGGGCTGCCGCGgccactgtggacactctaataatCGCTCTTCTCAATGGAACAGTTTTTATGGAGCAATAGATATACTCTCACCGGTCAAAATTATGAACATTGATTTGGCacgtattttaatgtataattaataaaataaaatataaataaatggtAATATAAGTAATATTGATGGAGAGTAGGCAATCACATTGTTAGTAGTGTAGTGTAATGATATGAGTGGTAAGTAAAATGATGTATATggataatgtattttttaactATCCCAAAATGTTAAAGTTGAACTATGAGTGAAGAAGGATTATGAAATAGagcttaatttaaaattttataagatTTAAGTTTTGATCCAAATTATTTAATAAGTAAAAAgcttattattaattatatttctaGCGTTATAAACAGTATAATTTTAGCCcacatatcatttaattaaGAGCAAGGCCCAATAACAATTACTTTCCAGCCCAAGACTTCTATTCCACTGCAGAGCATCCACGGCAGGTATATGAAGTGAGTGCCCATAATTTTAATGATTAATAGTAATATGATTTGAGATTTGGGCCTTTTAAATGATTTCGATTTGGGTTTACCATTacctattttatcttaattctcgtgttaTATccattattcatatttttatgaaacgACGGGAGTACTTTACTCCTTTGTACAAAAATTGTCCAATGTAAGGGTTTCAAGTTCCAACTCACAATTTCCctgaaaagagaaaataagatGGCACGTGAAATCCCTCTGAGGAGATGGCATATGAAAATTTATTTGGAATTGACCAACCATAAAAAGGGCTATGGATATATTGCCGGCCACCGTCATAcatattttttaacttttttatcTATCTGTGCACATTTAGTGTGacattatttttatcaatttaataCCATTAACTAATGcagaataaaaaaacacactaacATATTAATCACTACATACCATACCGTGCAATTTTGGCTAATTTCGTTTTGACACGATTATTTAAGAGAATAATATATTAGTGTAAAGATGTGCACTACATATTAAAGTTATTGACGAAAAAGACAATAAATCAAGTAAAATGATAAACCGAAAAAGGTTTTGCGTCAACAAGTTTAATTCACTATATGAAACTTTTTGTCCACTGAAAACTTTTTGAATTACGTGAGAATAATTTCTTGTTTTATAAAGTCATGTTCTTCACTAAATATATTCTACACCACTTAATTTCTTGGCAATTTGACGCAAAAGAAAAAGTTCACTATATTAAACTTTTTTTCCACTGAAAACTTTTTGAATCACGTGAGAATAATTTCTTGTTTTATAAAGTCATGTTCTCCAATAAATATATTCTTACACCACTTAATTTCTTGGCAATTTTATAAGGATGCAAGTATTTTGAGCAACTTCAATCTCCAAGGATTAAAGAAAATCGAGAGCTGAATATGAAAGGAACTGAT
It contains:
- the LOC121791966 gene encoding pentatricopeptide repeat-containing protein At4g20740-like, which codes for MKPPAPPPPVSKPYFFYGHRKPSQNRPTVRGGLFSNRQTLNPKKLGRPTEEPFDLQKWDPDHKANQIPLHVKDPSERFFILAKNLSPIARYIVDAFRNHKYWTPELVADLNRLRRVTPKLVSEVLKFPDVDPRLSSKFFNWAGKQKGYRHDFACYNAFAYFLNRANHFRAADQVPELMHMQGKPPTEKQFEILIRMHADAKRGLRVHYVYEKMKKFGVKPRVFLYNRIMDALVKTNHVDLAMSVYNDFKADGLVEENMTYMILCKGLCKAGQMDEVFSLLDKMRKNLSKPDVFAYTAMIKVLISEDNLDGCLMVWEEMLKDRVDPDVMAYTTLVMALCKGNHVDKGYKLFKEMKERNYLIDRAVYGTLIEAYVVDERVGLACGLLKDLLESGYRADLAIYNSLIKGLCTAKKVDRAYKLFHMTVREDLQPDFDTVNPILVSYAESKRLKVFYEFLEQMQKLGLFSTEYLVKFFSGLVERVDGVVVALEVFEYLKMQKYITFPVYNILMEALYKSGEEKKALALFNELNELGMVLDSLTYSIAILCFVEVGDVKEACVWYNRMVEISSLPSLAAYSSLVKGLSKMGELDAAMLLIRDCLANVESGPLEFKYTLTIIHVCKSNDATKVIQVVNEMVEQSCPPNAITCAAIIYGMCKHGTMEEARKVFSIMKDSKYLSEADVIVYDEMLGDHMKKTTAGLLLSGIRFFGLESNLKAKGCSVLSS